One stretch of Harmonia axyridis chromosome 1, icHarAxyr1.1, whole genome shotgun sequence DNA includes these proteins:
- the LOC123688926 gene encoding uncharacterized protein LOC123688926: protein MNYGWLRQYNRLTENKVISKMSKILYALLLSSLVSLGTSLKCFSCNSEDSCKNATSVICDDEENYCLSLELTQVQIYHRGCTTDKNYCKTENPTIYTQCNVCDSDECNTDKFM from the exons atgaattatgGATGGTTACGACAATATAATAGATTGACTGAAAACAAGGTTATTTCTAAAATGTCGAAAATATTATATGCTCTTCTGCTATCAAGTCTCGTGAGTTTAG GTACCAGCTTGAAATGCTTTTCGTGCAACTCGGAAGATTCTTGTAAAAATGCCACTTCGGTTATTTGTGACGACGAAGAGAACTACTGCCTTAGTTTGGAACTAACTCAAGTACAAATATACCACAGAGGATGCACCACTGATAAAAACTATTGTAAAACTGAGAATCCCACGATTTATACGCAATGTAATGTTTGCGATTCAGATGAATGTAATACTGATAAGTTCATGTGA